In Streptococcus mitis, the DNA window GCCTAGAAACAAGGTTTGCTCTGGATTGAGCTGATAGGTTTTAGGCTTGATTTCCTTTTTAGGGCTGACATACTTGAGGTTTTTGGCCGTCAAGTAGTGAGCCATCTGGTGACGGTGGATAATCCCCGGTGTATCGTAGATATAAGATCCGTCATCAAGCGGAATCTCAATCTTGTCCAAGGTTGTCCCTGGGAAGCGTGAAGTCGTGATGACATTCTGATCACCCGTAATTTCTTGGATAATGGCATTGATAAGGGTTGATTTTCCAACGTTGGTCACACCGACCACATAGACATCACGGCCCTTTCGGTAGTGCTCGATTTTGTCTATGACTTCCTTAATAGCATGTTTGTTTTGGGCTGAAGTTAGGACGACATCGACTGGACGAAGCCCTTCTTCGTAGGCACGTTCCATGAGCCACTGGCTAATCTTACCAGGCTTAACTGACTTAGGCAGGATATCTTTTTTATTTCCCACCAAGAGGACATCATTGCCCGATACAAAGCGTGGCAAGCCTGGAATGACAGAGCCATTAAAGTCAAAGATATCAATGACATTTACCACTAAAGCATCACTGTCTCCCACCTCGTGCAAGAGCTTGAGGAAATCATCGTCCGTCAACTGGACATCTGTGATTTCATTGTAGTGGCGGAGACGGAAACAGCGTTGGCAATAGACTTCACCAGTCTCCAAACCTTTTTCAAGTGCCGACTGGGGGGTGAAACCAAGACCAGCCTTGTCTGTCGTCTGAATGGTTGCTCCACAACCAATACAGAGAATTTCTTCCATAGTTAAATTCCTTTTTTATATGTAATCGGTCCGTACTTTTCAGTGATTTTTCGCATCACACGGCGCTCACGAGCTCGGTTAATTTGCGTTTTGATCGAGTCATGTTGGACCAAGGGTTTGACTAAAATCGAGCGAATGCCTGCACGGTGGGCTGCTCGTATATCTGTCATGAGCTGGTCACCAACCATGACCACTTCGCTTTTCTCATAGTGGAATTCCTTCATGGCACGATTAATCCCAAATGTGAAGGGTTTCAGAGCCCAATAAACGTAATCAATCCCAAATTTCTCAACTGCTCGTTGGACACGTTTTTTGGTGTTATTTGAGACTACGATAATGCGAATGCCCGCGTCCCGAAGGTCATGTAGCC includes these proteins:
- a CDS encoding YqeG family HAD IIIA-type phosphatase — its product is MAIENYMPDFAVEAVYDLTVPSLQAQGIKAVLVDLDNTLIAWNNPDGTPEMKQWLHDLRDAGIRIIVVSNNTKKRVQRAVEKFGIDYVYWALKPFTFGINRAMKEFHYEKSEVVMVGDQLMTDIRAAHRAGIRSILVKPLVQHDSIKTQINRARERRVMRKITEKYGPITYKKGI
- the yqeH gene encoding ribosome biogenesis GTPase YqeH; this translates as MEEILCIGCGATIQTTDKAGLGFTPQSALEKGLETGEVYCQRCFRLRHYNEITDVQLTDDDFLKLLHEVGDSDALVVNVIDIFDFNGSVIPGLPRFVSGNDVLLVGNKKDILPKSVKPGKISQWLMERAYEEGLRPVDVVLTSAQNKHAIKEVIDKIEHYRKGRDVYVVGVTNVGKSTLINAIIQEITGDQNVITTSRFPGTTLDKIEIPLDDGSYIYDTPGIIHRHQMAHYLTAKNLKYVSPKKEIKPKTYQLNPEQTLFLGGLGRFDFITGEKQGFTAFFDNELKLHRTKLEGASAFYDKHLGTLLTPPNSKEKEDFPKLVEHVFTIKDKTDLVISGLGWIRVTGTAKVAVWAPEGVAVVARKAII